In Geminocystis sp. NIES-3708, a single window of DNA contains:
- a CDS encoding glycosyltransferase family A protein, with amino-acid sequence MIINKLNIPVVFLIFNRPETTIKVFETIRQAKPSQLFIIADGPRLNIPEDQEKCQISRKIVENIDWECKIFKNYSDINLGCGKRVSTGINWVFQQVELAIILEDDCLPHPDFFRFCEDLLFQYQLNPNIMMISGTNDLLKWKNKTQSYHFSHYGSAWGWATWRRAWNFYDYEMKQWNNRENQEKIKYILQDEKQFNYRHKICELTLYRKVDIWDYQWTFSRLLQGGLTIIPSVNLIKNIGFNSNATHTTKFSLFNGDLDSSPLDFPLSNPNIIEVDREYDHQYFLMRIGKPNLNILLSFIEEFLAINRNIQALILIKKALTIYPNLSQLHSLKAKTILKLRQISSNSNN; translated from the coding sequence ATGATTATAAATAAACTAAATATACCAGTAGTTTTTCTTATTTTTAATCGCCCAGAAACAACCATAAAAGTTTTTGAAACTATTCGCCAAGCTAAACCATCTCAATTATTTATTATCGCTGATGGACCACGTTTAAATATTCCAGAAGATCAAGAAAAATGTCAAATTTCTCGAAAAATTGTTGAAAATATTGATTGGGAATGTAAAATATTTAAAAATTATTCAGATATTAATTTAGGTTGTGGTAAACGAGTTTCAACAGGAATTAATTGGGTTTTTCAACAAGTAGAATTAGCAATTATTTTAGAAGATGACTGCCTTCCTCATCCTGATTTTTTTCGATTTTGTGAAGATTTACTTTTTCAATATCAACTGAATCCCAATATTATGATGATTAGCGGTACTAATGATTTATTAAAATGGAAGAATAAAACTCAAAGTTATCATTTTTCTCATTATGGAAGTGCTTGGGGATGGGCAACTTGGCGAAGGGCATGGAATTTTTATGATTATGAGATGAAACAATGGAATAATCGAGAAAATCAAGAAAAAATAAAATATATTTTACAAGATGAAAAACAATTTAATTACCGCCATAAAATTTGTGAATTAACCTTATATAGAAAAGTTGATATTTGGGATTATCAATGGACTTTTTCTCGTTTATTACAGGGCGGATTAACAATTATTCCCTCAGTAAATTTAATTAAAAATATTGGCTTTAATTCTAACGCAACTCATACAACTAAATTTTCTCTATTTAATGGTGATTTAGATTCTTCTCCTCTTGATTTCCCCCTGTCAAATCCTAACATTATAGAAGTAGATAGAGAATATGACCATCAATATTTTTTAATGCGAATAGGCAAACCTAACTTAAATATATTGTTATCTTTTATTGAGGAATTTCTCGCTATTAATAGAAATATACAGGCTTTAATATTAATCAAAAAAGCACTAACAATTTATCCCAATTTATCTCAATTACATTCTCTTAAAGCTAAAACTATATTGAAACTAAGACAAATTAGCTCAAATTCTAATAATTAG
- a CDS encoding sulfotransferase domain-containing protein gives MPDKKFIIFAQGRTGSTLLYELLNSHPQVFCDKEIFWDNFPKFIFPKLYAQGLAIKSKHQVYGFHVKIHQLTMIQKLNAKKFLTELSSQGWKIIFLTRNNLLKQAISRIIARQRNQWFDRKENPLSQLNFVINCDDLLEKIKEQETLQYQEKKIIQDLSHLPIFYERDLIKKEKHQYTLNRIFDFLDIPSMSVNSTLVKTTPEYLSSFISNYQEIKNIINQTRYAKFLDE, from the coding sequence ATGCCAGATAAAAAGTTTATTATTTTTGCTCAAGGTAGAACAGGAAGTACGTTACTTTATGAACTACTTAATTCACATCCTCAAGTTTTTTGCGACAAAGAAATTTTTTGGGATAATTTTCCGAAATTTATTTTTCCGAAATTATATGCCCAAGGTTTAGCAATAAAAAGTAAACATCAAGTGTATGGATTTCATGTAAAAATTCATCAATTAACAATGATTCAAAAGTTAAATGCAAAAAAATTTCTTACAGAGTTATCTTCTCAAGGTTGGAAAATTATTTTTTTAACTAGAAATAATCTTTTGAAACAAGCCATCTCAAGAATTATTGCTCGACAGAGAAATCAGTGGTTTGATAGAAAAGAAAATCCTTTATCTCAACTAAATTTTGTGATCAATTGTGATGATTTATTAGAAAAAATTAAAGAACAAGAAACTTTACAATATCAAGAAAAAAAGATAATTCAAGATTTATCTCACCTTCCAATTTTTTATGAAAGAGATTTAATAAAAAAAGAAAAACATCAATATACACTTAACAGAATTTTTGATTTTTTAGATATTCCTTCCATGTCAGTTAATAGTACTTTAGTCAAAACAACTCCCGAATATTTATCAAGTTTTATTTCAAACTATCAAGAAATCAAAAATATCATTAATCAAACTCGATATGCTAAATTTTTGGATGAATAA
- a CDS encoding glycosyltransferase family A protein gives MATKPLVSVIIPVYNGEKYLGEAIESVFQQIYNPIELIIVDDGSTDNSRNIAKSYPQILYIYQDNQGVSVARNTGIAMAKGEFIAFLDADDIWMNNKLEIQIEYFLKNPHIGYSVTKQRFFLESGITIPSFFNQKFLSIDHTGYLASTLVVKREVFEKIGKFNTKYICGGEATEWFFRAKDFDVLMIAIPKTLLLKRMHSDNESNKDPDRIEIFKIIKASLERNRSFY, from the coding sequence ATGGCAACTAAACCATTAGTTAGCGTGATTATACCTGTTTATAACGGGGAAAAATATCTTGGGGAAGCCATCGAAAGTGTTTTTCAACAGATTTATAATCCTATTGAATTAATAATAGTTGATGATGGTTCAACAGATAATAGCAGAAATATAGCGAAAAGTTATCCTCAAATTCTTTATATTTACCAAGATAATCAAGGAGTTTCTGTAGCTCGAAATACAGGAATTGCGATGGCAAAAGGAGAGTTTATTGCGTTTTTAGATGCTGATGATATTTGGATGAATAATAAACTTGAAATTCAAATAGAATATTTCCTTAAAAATCCTCATATCGGTTATAGTGTCACCAAACAACGTTTTTTTTTGGAGTCAGGGATAACAATTCCTTCATTCTTTAACCAAAAATTTTTATCCATAGATCATACTGGTTATTTAGCAAGTACTTTAGTTGTGAAAAGAGAAGTTTTTGAAAAAATTGGCAAGTTTAATACTAAATATATTTGCGGAGGAGAAGCAACAGAATGGTTTTTCCGTGCTAAAGATTTTGATGTTTTGATGATTGCGATTCCAAAAACATTATTATTGAAGCGTATGCACAGTGATAATGAATCAAACAAAGATCCTGATAGGATTGAAATTTTTAAAATTATTAAGGCTTCTTTAGAAAGAAATAGAAGTTTTTATTAA
- a CDS encoding glycosyltransferase family 4 protein: MIKILHIIDKLSSTGPARSLIASAKYALKQNLIQEHCIITLHSDVYPLTLIQAKQAQIKVFRKPDREILIQEIEKADIVQIHFWNNPSIYEFLSLDFPPMRLLLWFKIIGDKPPQIITTGLLSYSDFALTTSPYTLNLPIFDHISENQKDIVYGIADDDRLKNLQPQPHNTFNVGYIGTVNFAKMHPHYISMSGEVSIPNVKFIVCGGGIEKQLQEEVNQLGIADKFDFRGYVENIKQILAILDVFGYPLCEDTYATSEKSLQEAMYAGIPPVVFPYGGVKCLVTHNQNGLIVNSESEYRNAIEYLYHYPEERIRLGKNARHYALENFNSKYWAKKLHNIYQQMMALPKRKRLWQDIINFSQNKTPAQLFIESLGESAPQFQVSLSCDDTQELLSAEAKIAQSSVLLSAGEGGIIQYRNYYPDDAYLRLWCGLVLQNQHRYSSALSEFEISLNLGFNHWRIYWYIAQCAIVLKDLDTAKTSLEYIINNNPQFILAQKMLNSLFTE; this comes from the coding sequence ATGATCAAGATACTCCATATTATCGATAAATTATCAAGCACTGGACCTGCTCGTTCACTAATCGCCTCTGCTAAATATGCTTTGAAACAAAATCTTATTCAAGAACACTGTATTATTACCCTACACTCAGATGTTTATCCTTTAACTCTCATTCAAGCTAAGCAAGCTCAAATCAAGGTTTTTCGTAAACCTGACAGAGAAATTCTGATACAAGAAATTGAAAAGGCTGATATTGTGCAAATTCATTTTTGGAATAATCCCTCAATTTATGAGTTTCTTTCCTTAGATTTTCCGCCTATGCGTTTGTTATTGTGGTTTAAAATTATTGGTGATAAACCTCCTCAAATCATCACAACAGGATTACTTAGTTACTCAGATTTTGCTTTAACTACAAGTCCTTATACTCTTAATTTACCAATATTTGATCACATTTCTGAAAACCAAAAGGATATAGTTTATGGTATTGCTGATGACGATAGACTTAAAAATTTACAACCTCAACCTCATAATACTTTTAATGTCGGTTATATTGGTACGGTTAATTTTGCAAAAATGCACCCTCATTATATTTCTATGAGTGGGGAGGTTTCCATTCCCAATGTAAAATTTATTGTTTGTGGTGGTGGCATTGAAAAACAGTTACAAGAAGAAGTAAATCAACTAGGAATTGCAGATAAATTCGATTTTCGTGGTTATGTGGAAAATATTAAACAGATTTTAGCAATTTTAGATGTTTTTGGTTATCCCTTATGTGAAGATACTTATGCTACTTCGGAAAAAAGTTTACAAGAAGCCATGTATGCAGGAATACCTCCTGTTGTGTTTCCTTATGGCGGTGTTAAATGTCTAGTAACCCATAATCAAAATGGTTTAATTGTTAACAGTGAGTCAGAATATCGAAATGCGATCGAATATCTTTATCATTATCCAGAAGAAAGAATCAGATTAGGAAAAAATGCCCGTCATTATGCCCTAGAAAATTTTAATAGTAAATATTGGGCAAAAAAACTCCATAATATTTATCAACAAATGATGGCATTACCTAAGAGAAAAAGATTATGGCAAGATATCATTAATTTTAGTCAAAATAAAACACCAGCACAATTGTTTATTGAATCTTTAGGAGAGTCAGCACCACAATTTCAAGTAAGTTTAAGTTGTGATGATACCCAAGAATTATTGAGTGCAGAGGCTAAAATTGCCCAATCATCAGTATTATTGTCAGCTGGTGAAGGAGGTATTATTCAATATCGAAATTATTATCCTGATGATGCTTATTTAAGATTATGGTGTGGATTAGTATTACAAAATCAACATAGATATTCTTCTGCTTTATCAGAGTTTGAAATATCGTTAAATTTAGGTTTTAATCATTGGCGAATTTATTGGTATATTGCTCAATGTGCCATCGTTCTTAAAGATTTAGATACAGCTAAAACATCTTTAGAATATATTATTAACAATAATCCTCAATTTATCCTTGCTCAAAAAATGTTAAACTCTCTTTTTACCGAATAA
- a CDS encoding IS1 family transposase (programmed frameshift), translated as MKCPECGSKNINKNGIKKGKQNHICVHCRGQFIAPEQLSGKGYSDDLRKECLKMYVNGMGFRAIGRIKQVHHTTIISWVKAVGQILPQSYHPETLPEVGELDELQTFVGSKKNIWRWTAVDHFHEGILEWVIGDRSAKTFRPLWEQVKKWHCYFYVTDGWKVYGNFIPEGDQIICKTYMTRVEGENTRLRHYLARVHRKTLCYSKSMEILKYSVSLLIHYLKFKDIPIPFRPLGRPTFSLLHT; from the exons ATGAAATGTCCAGAATGTGGCTCCAAGAATATCAATAAAAATGGCATAAAAAAAGGAAAACAAAATCATATTTGTGTTCATTGTCGCGGACAATTTATAGCTCCAGAACAACTCAGTGGTAAAGGTTATAGTGATGATCTCAGAAAAGAATGCTTAAAAATGTACGTCAATGGTATGGGTTTTCGAGCTATTGGGAGGATTAAACAGGTGCATCATACAACGATCATCTCTTGGGTTAAAGCAGTGGGTCAAATTTTGCCACAGAGCTATCATCCAGAAACGCTACCAGAAGTTGGAGAATTAGATGAATTGCAAACCTTTGTCGGCTCAAAAAAAAAC ATCTGGCGATGGACAGCGGTAGATCATTTTCACGAGGGTATATTGGAATGGGTCATAGGGGATAGAAGTGCAAAAACATTTAGACCGTTGTGGGAGCAAGTAAAAAAATGGCATTGTTATTTTTATGTAACAGACGGGTGGAAAGTCTATGGAAACTTTATTCCTGAGGGCGACCAAATCATCTGTAAAACATACATGACCAGAGTGGAGGGAGAAAATACGAGATTAAGACATTATCTTGCTAGAGTACATCGAAAAACTTTATGTTATTCAAAATCCATGGAGATTTTAAAGTATTCTGTTTCACTATTGATTCACTATCTCAAATTTAAAGATATACCAATTCCTTTTCGTCCTTTAGGGAGACCTACTTTTAGTCTTCTTCATACCTAA
- a CDS encoding KilA-N domain-containing protein, with the protein MQYIEHQVGGLVVSQRKNDGYISASKLTKAYEKQTGKYRNPNDWFERNRTIEFLELLSDKTGIEVYDLVQKKGAGKNTEIWLHPKLAVSFAMWLSPEFEMMVSEWVEQWLLIGKIPVEQTFQLYPYQRVWYQRLMLFEQKTQLPKGTWCVFEEIGKLMRRLEAKDIPLHDRATIDISIGRAWCRYLREQKDYDTSSFEQYIHYYPDSRGQQLANIYPYDLLGIFHQWLEDTYIPEKFPKYVREFVSSEECKLISEAIGCEVKPILRKIKSTS; encoded by the coding sequence ATGCAATACATTGAACATCAAGTTGGTGGGTTAGTCGTTAGTCAAAGAAAAAATGATGGTTATATTAGTGCTAGTAAACTGACAAAAGCCTATGAAAAACAAACAGGAAAATATAGAAATCCTAATGATTGGTTTGAACGAAATAGAACAATAGAATTTTTAGAACTTTTATCGGATAAAACGGGAATTGAAGTTTATGATTTAGTTCAGAAAAAAGGAGCAGGTAAAAATACAGAAATTTGGTTACATCCTAAATTAGCTGTATCTTTTGCTATGTGGTTGTCGCCAGAATTTGAGATGATGGTATCTGAATGGGTTGAACAATGGCTTTTAATTGGTAAAATCCCTGTTGAACAAACGTTTCAATTATATCCTTATCAACGAGTTTGGTATCAACGCTTAATGTTATTTGAACAAAAAACTCAACTACCGAAAGGTACATGGTGTGTTTTTGAAGAAATAGGTAAATTGATGAGACGATTAGAGGCTAAAGACATACCTTTACATGATAGAGCAACTATTGATATTTCTATTGGTAGAGCATGGTGTCGTTATTTAAGAGAACAAAAAGATTATGATACTTCTAGCTTTGAACAATATATTCATTATTACCCAGATAGTAGAGGACAACAATTAGCCAATATTTATCCCTATGATTTATTAGGAATATTTCATCAATGGTTAGAAGATACTTATATTCCTGAAAAGTTTCCTAAATATGTTAGAGAATTTGTTAGTTCTGAAGAATGTAAGTTAATTTCTGAAGCTATTGGATGTGAAGTAAAACCAATATTAAGAAAAATAAAATCAACTTCTTGA
- a CDS encoding deoxyguanosinetriphosphate triphosphohydrolase family protein — MSIYDQETLDFAKEQEDKVKKFNSRFHQHPEDTRGKGRDEYRRDYSRVLYCSSFRRLQGKMQLLGVDHTNFHRNRLTHSLEVAQIAESIATNLGLENPVVSETCSLCHDMGNPPFGHAGEKILNELAEDIGGYEGNAQTFRILHRLEKKHYAFAGLNLTVRTLLGVTKYFYRKGENPDKPNKFLYNDDYHFLYREIKDKQIDIKKSIDAQIMDLADEIAYAAHDLEDAISFGFITLSEMMYEFDIDEEFKSIRDVFKNEIATPARIVALKGRENNRLNTSEEYSFILRKELTSNIVHILMNDIGLVDKDGSKQLGYKNKNFIKLAEGLKKLVFKALLRKKDIQLYEKQGERIIRGLFEVYSDSKFNKDLLLLPPELRAITKNVSDDYSIIKRVIIDYIAGMMDSFAMQEYKRYFGSSSLDMIYDRNLWSNQF; from the coding sequence ATAAGTATTTACGATCAAGAAACACTGGATTTTGCCAAAGAACAAGAAGATAAAGTCAAAAAATTTAACTCTCGTTTTCATCAACATCCAGAAGATACGAGAGGAAAGGGCAGAGATGAATATAGAAGGGATTATTCAAGAGTTTTATATTGTTCTTCTTTTCGGAGATTACAAGGTAAAATGCAGTTATTAGGAGTAGATCATACTAATTTTCATAGAAATAGATTAACTCATAGCCTAGAAGTTGCTCAAATTGCTGAGAGTATTGCTACAAATTTAGGATTAGAAAACCCTGTTGTTTCTGAAACTTGTTCTTTATGTCATGATATGGGAAATCCTCCTTTTGGTCATGCAGGAGAAAAAATATTGAATGAATTGGCTGAAGATATTGGAGGTTACGAAGGAAACGCACAAACTTTTAGGATTCTTCATCGTTTAGAAAAAAAACATTATGCTTTTGCAGGATTAAATCTTACTGTAAGAACACTTTTAGGCGTAACTAAATATTTTTATAGAAAAGGTGAAAATCCAGATAAACCAAATAAGTTTTTATATAATGATGATTACCATTTTTTGTATCGAGAAATAAAAGATAAACAAATAGACATTAAAAAAAGTATTGATGCTCAAATTATGGATTTAGCTGATGAAATTGCTTATGCTGCTCATGATTTAGAAGATGCTATTAGCTTTGGTTTTATTACTTTATCCGAAATGATGTATGAATTTGATATTGATGAGGAGTTTAAATCAATTCGTGATGTTTTTAAAAATGAAATTGCAACACCCGCAAGAATTGTGGCATTGAAAGGAAGAGAAAATAATAGACTTAATACATCGGAAGAATATTCATTTATCTTGAGAAAAGAGTTAACTTCAAATATTGTTCATATATTAATGAATGATATTGGATTAGTTGATAAAGATGGATCAAAACAATTGGGATATAAAAATAAAAATTTCATTAAATTAGCAGAGGGACTAAAAAAACTAGTATTTAAAGCATTATTGAGGAAAAAAGATATTCAGCTTTACGAGAAACAAGGAGAACGAATTATTAGAGGACTTTTTGAGGTTTACAGTGATTCTAAATTTAACAAAGATTTATTATTATTACCACCAGAATTAAGAGCAATTACTAAAAATGTATCAGATGATTATTCTATTATAAAAAGAGTCATAATTGACTATATTGCGGGAATGATGGACTCATTTGCTATGCAAGAATATAAAAGGTATTTTGGTTCATCATCTTTGGATATGATATATGATAGAAATCTGTGGAGTAATCAATTCTGA
- the metH gene encoding methionine synthase has protein sequence MKNRFLERLHSTSRPVLVFDGAMGTNLQVQNLTAEDFGGAEYEGCNEYLVHTKPEAVETVHRGFLEAGADVIETDTFGGTPLVLAEYDLADRSYYLNKTAAQLAKRLADEYSTPEKPRFVAGSMGPGTKLPTLGHIDYDTLKNAYVTQVQGLYDGGVDLLLVETCQDVLQIKAALKAIEEVFAQKGERLPLMVSVTMETMGTMLVGTEINAALAILERYPIDIMGLNCATGPDLMKPHIKYLSENSPFVVSCVPNAGLPENVGGQAHYRLTPIELKMSLMHFIEDLGVQIIGGCCGTRYEHIRALAEIASTLKPKERQYHYEPSAASIYTTQPYQQDNSFLIVGERLNASGSKKCRDLLNAEDWDGLISLAKAQVKEGAHILDVNVDYVGRDGVKDMHELASRLVNNVTLPLMLDSTEWQKMEAGLKVAGGKCILNSTNYEDGEERFFKVLALAKEYGAGVVIGTIDEDGMARTADQKVAIAQRAYNDVVNYGIPAHEIFFDTLALPISTGIEEDRENGKATIESIQRIHAMFPECHFMLGVSNISFGLNPAARQVLNSVFLHEAMQVGMDGAIVSASKILPLAKIDEEALKICTDLIYDKREFDGDICTYDPLGKLTTLFEGKTTKSNKKNVADLPIEERLKQHIIEGERIGLEDALNIALEKYPPLDIINIYLLDGMKVVGELFGSGQMQLPFVLQSAQTMKAAVAFLEPFMDKADTNGSGKGTFLIATVKGDVHDIGKNLVDIILSNNGYKVINLGIKQPVENIIQAYRESNADCIAMSGLLVKSTAFMKDNLETFNQEGITVPVILGGAALTPKFVYEDCQNTYQGKVVYGKDAFADLHFMDKLMPSKKSNQWDNLDGFLGDFTSENSIFKGRNFDESGEVKQEEKQAKSKSEIKEIDTRRSEAVDANIERSTPPFWGTKIMSPDELNLDEILWYLDLQALFAGQWQFRKPQGQPREEYDQFLQEKVYPILEEWKAKIKAENLLHPTLVYGYFPCQSEGNTLYIYNPENPEAKEEIAKFEFPRQKSGKRLCIADFFASKDSGIIDVFPLQAVTVGEVATEYAQKLFANDEYTNYLYYHGMAVQTAEAMAEWCHARIRRELGFGHLEPDNIKEIFKQHYQGSRYSFGYPACPNMQDQYVQLDLLDAKRIGMYMDESEQIYPEQSTSAIVCYHPVAKYFSA, from the coding sequence ATGAAAAACCGATTTTTAGAAAGACTACATAGCACCTCTAGACCCGTGCTAGTATTTGATGGTGCGATGGGTACGAATCTGCAAGTGCAAAACCTCACAGCAGAAGACTTTGGCGGTGCAGAATACGAAGGATGTAACGAGTATTTAGTCCATACTAAACCAGAAGCAGTGGAAACCGTGCATCGAGGCTTTTTAGAAGCTGGTGCAGACGTTATCGAAACCGACACCTTTGGAGGTACTCCCTTAGTTTTAGCAGAATATGACCTAGCCGATCGATCCTATTATCTCAACAAAACCGCCGCCCAACTTGCCAAAAGATTAGCCGATGAATACTCTACCCCAGAAAAACCCCGTTTCGTCGCTGGTAGTATGGGACCAGGTACAAAATTACCAACATTAGGACATATCGACTACGACACCCTTAAAAACGCCTATGTAACCCAAGTACAAGGCTTATACGATGGGGGGGTTGACTTATTATTAGTGGAAACCTGTCAGGATGTCTTACAAATCAAAGCCGCCCTTAAAGCCATTGAAGAAGTATTTGCTCAAAAAGGAGAAAGACTACCCCTCATGGTATCCGTGACAATGGAAACAATGGGTACAATGTTAGTAGGTACAGAAATTAACGCCGCCCTCGCCATTTTAGAGCGCTACCCTATCGATATTATGGGGCTAAACTGCGCCACAGGACCTGATTTAATGAAACCCCACATCAAATATTTAAGCGAAAACTCCCCTTTTGTTGTTTCCTGTGTGCCTAACGCTGGTTTACCTGAAAACGTGGGCGGACAAGCTCATTACCGCTTGACTCCAATAGAGTTAAAAATGAGTTTAATGCACTTTATCGAAGACTTAGGGGTTCAAATTATCGGCGGGTGTTGTGGAACCCGTTACGAGCATATTAGAGCCTTAGCAGAAATCGCTAGTACATTAAAACCAAAAGAAAGACAATATCATTATGAGCCTTCGGCGGCATCCATTTACACCACTCAACCCTATCAACAGGATAATTCTTTCTTAATTGTGGGGGAAAGACTCAACGCCAGTGGCTCGAAAAAATGCCGTGATTTACTCAATGCCGAAGATTGGGATGGTTTAATTTCCCTTGCCAAAGCGCAAGTAAAAGAAGGGGCGCACATCCTCGATGTCAACGTGGATTATGTGGGGCGCGACGGGGTGAAAGATATGCACGAATTGGCTTCCCGTCTGGTGAATAACGTTACCCTTCCCTTGATGTTAGACTCCACCGAGTGGCAAAAAATGGAGGCAGGTTTAAAGGTTGCGGGGGGTAAATGTATCCTCAATTCTACCAACTACGAAGACGGGGAAGAACGATTTTTCAAGGTGTTGGCATTGGCGAAGGAATACGGTGCTGGGGTGGTTATTGGTACAATCGATGAGGATGGTATGGCGCGCACGGCTGATCAAAAAGTTGCGATCGCCCAACGGGCTTATAATGATGTGGTTAACTATGGTATTCCAGCCCATGAAATCTTTTTCGATACCCTTGCTTTGCCCATTTCTACGGGGATTGAGGAAGACAGAGAAAACGGTAAAGCAACGATCGAATCTATCCAACGCATCCATGCAATGTTCCCCGAATGTCATTTCATGTTGGGGGTGTCGAATATCTCCTTTGGGTTGAATCCTGCGGCGAGACAGGTGTTAAACTCGGTGTTTCTTCATGAAGCCATGCAAGTAGGGATGGATGGTGCGATCGTATCTGCTAGTAAAATATTACCATTGGCAAAAATTGACGAAGAAGCACTGAAAATTTGCACTGATTTAATCTATGATAAAAGAGAATTTGACGGTGATATTTGCACTTATGATCCATTAGGAAAATTAACCACCTTATTTGAGGGTAAAACCACTAAAAGTAATAAGAAAAATGTGGCAGATTTACCCATCGAAGAAAGGTTAAAACAACATATTATTGAAGGGGAAAGAATCGGCTTAGAAGATGCTTTAAATATTGCTTTAGAAAAGTATCCTCCCTTAGATATTATCAACATTTATTTGTTAGATGGGATGAAAGTTGTGGGAGAATTATTTGGTAGTGGACAAATGCAATTACCGTTCGTTTTACAGTCTGCTCAAACTATGAAAGCCGCCGTTGCTTTTCTTGAACCATTTATGGATAAAGCAGATACAAATGGCAGTGGAAAAGGCACATTTTTAATCGCTACGGTGAAAGGAGATGTTCACGATATTGGCAAAAATTTAGTCGATATTATTCTCTCTAATAACGGCTATAAAGTGATTAATTTAGGTATTAAACAACCCGTAGAAAATATTATTCAAGCCTATCGTGAATCCAACGCAGATTGTATCGCCATGAGTGGTTTATTAGTAAAATCTACTGCTTTTATGAAAGACAATTTAGAGACATTTAACCAAGAGGGAATTACCGTGCCTGTTATCTTAGGGGGGGCGGCATTAACTCCGAAATTTGTCTATGAAGACTGTCAAAATACTTATCAAGGTAAAGTCGTTTACGGAAAAGATGCCTTTGCTGATTTGCATTTTATGGATAAATTAATGCCTTCTAAAAAAAGTAATCAATGGGATAACTTAGACGGATTTTTAGGCGATTTTACATCAGAAAATAGTATCTTTAAAGGACGTAATTTTGACGAATCGGGAGAAGTAAAACAGGAGGAAAAACAGGCTAAATCTAAATCAGAAATTAAAGAAATTGATACCCGAAGAAGTGAAGCAGTGGATGCAAATATTGAACGTTCAACTCCTCCTTTTTGGGGTACAAAAATCATGTCTCCTGATGAGCTTAATTTAGATGAAATTCTCTGGTATTTAGACTTACAAGCACTCTTTGCTGGGCAATGGCAATTTCGTAAACCTCAAGGGCAACCGAGGGAGGAATATGATCAGTTTTTACAAGAAAAAGTTTACCCTATTTTAGAGGAATGGAAAGCGAAAATTAAAGCGGAAAATTTATTACATCCTACCCTAGTTTATGGTTATTTTCCTTGTCAATCGGAGGGCAATACTTTATATATTTATAACCCAGAAAATCCAGAAGCTAAAGAAGAAATTGCCAAGTTTGAATTTCCTCGTCAAAAGTCTGGTAAAAGGTTGTGTATTGCTGACTTTTTCGCCTCTAAAGACTCTGGCATAATTGATGTTTTCCCTCTCCAAGCGGTGACAGTGGGAGAAGTTGCCACAGAATACGCTCAAAAACTGTTTGCTAATGATGAATATACCAATTACCTCTATTATCATGGTATGGCGGTGCAAACGGCGGAAGCGATGGCGGAATGGTGTCATGCAAGGATTCGCCGTGAGTTGGGTTTTGGACATTTAGAGCCTGACAATATCAAAGAAATCTTTAAGCAACATTATCAAGGTTCACGGTATAGTTTTGGTTATCCTGCCTGTCCGAATATGCAAGATCAGTATGTACAATTAGATTTACTAGACGCTAAACGGATTGGTATGTATATGGATGAGTCAGAACAAATCTACCCCGAACAGTCCACAAGTGCGATCGTTTGTTATCATCCTGTAGCTAAGTATTTTAGTGCTTAA